Below is a genomic region from Isosphaeraceae bacterium EP7.
GCCGCCCACCGGGCCAGTTCCGCCCGTTTCAGCTCATCGCGCCAAGAGGCACAGGATAGCCCCCCTGCCCCATCGAGACACGACACTCGAAGAGAAAGGGGGCGCCCCGGGTCGACGTCGCGATCCCGGGCGCCTCGTGTTCACTTCCCGCCGTTCGCGGCACCGATCTTGGCCGGCGACGCGCCGGCGAGCTTGATCTGTCGCGGCTTGGCGGACTCCGACTTGGGCAGCGAGAGCGTGAGGACGCCGTGCTCGAATTGGGCCTGCGCCCGGTCCGAGTCCACCGGCGTGGCCAACGACACCGATCGCTGGAACGATCCGGAACGTCGCTCGCGGATGTGCCAGTGCTCGCCCTTCCTCTCCTGCTCCTCCTTGCTCTCGCCGCGGATGGTGAGCGTGTCGCCGTGGACGGTGATTTGCACGTCCTCGGGCTTGACGCCCGGCAGCGACGCCTTGACAACGAAGCTGTCCTCCGTCTCGGAGACGTCGAGCGGCAGCGTCGCCAGGCCGCTGGTGGCCGAGAGTGCCCCGGGCCGGACGAAGCTGTCCTGGAACAGTGTGCTCATCGCATCACGGAGGCTGATCGGCTCGCGGAATGGAAAGGGATCCCAACGTTCGATCGCCATCAGATTCCTCCTTTCTGATTGGGGAAGGTCCTCCCAGCCCTCAATCGCGGAATGAGTCTTCTCCCGGAGCGTGGTCGAACCACCGAATTTCACAGCAAACAACGCGCCGATTCTTTCAACAAATGTGACAACATCGTGAACGCAATTGGAAGCACGTTCCGGGGACGACTCCCATTTCCGGCCGACGCCATGGGCCGGTATGCTACGGTCATGCAGAGTCTCGCTCGATCACCATCCATCGGTGCGAAGCGGCGGAGAGTCGATCCGATCGTCGTTCAGAGTTGCATCTTCAAGACATGGCGGACGTCGAGCATTTCTGGCGACGGCGGCGGCGAGAGCGACCGCAAGGCGCCTTCATCCACGCTTTCGTAGAATCGGCGGATCGCTGCGACTCGGGGCCTCGTCTCGCGATTCGTGTCGATCCGATTGCCCATAGGCAAGCAGGCGAGAACTCAGGCCGATGCAGCGGGACGTCAGGCTTCTCGACGTTTCGAGCGGAGCAGTTGCGCGGGCTCGCGAAAATCGGGCATTCACAACCTGATAAAGGATCCGCGAGCCATCAGGGCGGATCGAACTTTGAGGCCTCGGCTTCCGACCTCCACGCCCGCCAATAGGCCCCAAATCGGGCGACGAAGACTCCGGGACGCTCGCCAAAAATGTCCCGTCCCAGGGCGATTGCGTCCCGCTGGAGTTCGGCCCGGCGGCCGTCGATTAGCGGCAGGAGCGTTGCTGCCGACGCCGTCTCGGCCTCCCCGTCGCCGATGGCTTGGATCGAATCTCGCAAGATGACCAGGTCGTGATCCTCGCCCAGGAGATCCGCCAGCCAATGTGCCGCCACGGCCCGATCTTCGATGAATCCGGGCCGAATGGGCAGGAGCATGTCCAGCGCATAACGGAGGTCCTTGACCCGCTTCCGCCACTCGTGAAGGCCCTCGTCGGTCGGGGCATCCGTCGCTTCGTGGAACGCCCCGAGGCCCCGCTTGTAAATCCTCCGCAAGCCGACTTCGAGGGCGTCCCAGTCGTGCCCTGCGACCTCCCAACGCTTCACCTCCCGACGGGCCTTCTCCAGTGTCTCGACGAGTTCTTCAAGGGCTTTCCCCTCATCGAGGACCCGCCGGTCGACTTCCCCTTTGAGACCGAGGAGAAAATCACGAACCGGGCCGATGGACTCCGGCCCGATTTGCCCGGCGGACCACTCGGCCAATCGGTCGAGCGTCTGGACGAGCACGCTGGCGTCTCGCAGTTCGGACAGGGGACGCCCTGCATCGCGAAAACGGGCGTCCTCCCGGTCGGCGAGCTTCCCCCCAAGTCCGCCTCTGGTAAGTCGGATCAAGGCACGGACCTTCCTGAGCCGCTGGCGGATACGATGGACAACGTCCTCTGGCGCGGCAGCGTCCGAGCCCTTCAGTTCGCCCAGCGCCTGGTCGATCTGGGTGCCGGCGATCCGCCGGACCCTCTTCGCGACCGATTCGTCTGCCTTGAATTGAAATGCCATCGTCCGTCTCCCGACCGCGTCCACGATCACCTCGTCTCCGGCGACTTCCCGCCCCAGCCAGTGGGGGCCTGGAACTGGCGGGCGGCTTCCTCGCGGGGAAACTCGATCTCGGCGGTGACGTGCCCCATGAGCCTGCGCCGGGAAACATCGGCCTTGATGGTGGGCCCGTCGTGCGGAAGCTGGCGATGGGCTTGCCCAGCGTTGAGGGTAGCACCGACCAAGCATCGCCTTACCGAAATTCTCGGTCGAACCCGGCCTGGAGTGCCTTGCTCCCACGCTCCCGGACGATTGCCTCGACTCTCTCGCGCAGACGCGGGTCATCCTTGTAGATTCGAATCGCCGACAGCGCGTCGATTGCGGTGAGTTCCGGCCCGGTTCCGATGAGCTCGTTCAGGTACTCAACCGAGGCGGGTCGCCTGAGGATGGCGATGGCCAGAAGTACGTGCTGTCTCAATTCAGTTGAGTGACACCGCTCAAGGCATCGCTTCAGCGGGTCGAGGGCTTCGGACAGGCGTGACTTTCCAAGTGCCAGTGCCGCCGCCTCGCAAGCAGCCGCATGGCCTGGTTCAAGGAACTCGATGACGATCGACAGATTCTCCACCGGGTCAACCGTGAGGAGCCCCAGGAGGCAATCGGAGAACACATCGAGATCTTTGTCGCCGATGCGAACCTTGAGGCGGAGAATCAACCCCGCGCTCTCGGTCCCGATGGCTCCGAGCGCCATTGCCGCGGCGGATCGCACGTCCCTTGCGGGGTCGATCATCGCATCGACGAGCAAGGGCAAGGAACTCGCGCCTTCAACGCGCGCCAGCGCGACGAGTGCGGCCGCTCGCACGGGTGGGGCGGAATCCTCCGTCGTGCCCCAGACCGGCTCGAGTTGGACGTGTCTCGCCGCCTTCAGGAAGACGTCCGACTTCTGATGCTCCATCTTGTCGAGGGCCTGGACGATCGCGATCTTGGCGCGGCAGAGCTTGTCATCCTTGAGCGGATTGACGAGAAACCGATCGAAGGCCGCTACCAGGTCTTTGGACAGTTCGACGAGCATGTTCTCGCCGGCGATGGGCGCCGCCGCGGCGACGACCAGATTTGACCGATCGCCGATCGACTTCCGCAGTTCGGAAATCTGCTCTGGTGTGAGCGATTGCCCGCGGAGTGTTCGAATCGCCGCCAGTTTGTCATCCAGCGACGCGCGCCCAGCCATGCTTCGTTCCGAGGCCTGGAAGAGGTGAGTTCGTGGAGCCCCATCATACCCCCAATCGTTCACGGCGAGCGACGCCGACCTGGCTGGGAGGGTCGTCCTGAAGGCGCTAATAGACAATCCCAACGAAAAAAGGGCTCCCGGCAAATGCCGGGAGCCCTTTCAATGCAAGTGCCGAAGAGAGGACTTGAACCTCCACGGGCCGTTAAGCCCACTAGGACCTGAACCTAGCGCGTCTGCCAATTCCGCCACTTCGGCATTGAGATCAAACGGAAATCGCCTTGATGGCGAGAGAACTTACGTCACCTCACCGTATTCGACGAGTGATGGGGTGATTCTAAACGATGCACCCAGTTAGGGCAAGAGCTTCGTCGCGGGCGGAGGCGTTTTTAGCGGTCCCCTTTGGGAGTCTCGGAGCTCCCGCTCGAGCGCTGATCTTGCGGTCGTCCACAAGCGTAGAAATTCATCGATCGGATCAGGATTTGACGGCCGCATAACTCGGGCGGAACCAGGTGCCGATCAGGCCGAGGAACAGGCCGGCGAGGGCGGCCGTCGAGAGGAAGAGGCCGTTGCGGAAGGAGACAGGGTTGTAGGTGTAGACGAGCTTGTGCCGGCCCGATGGGACGCCCGCGCCTCTCATGGCCCGATTGGCCCTGAGGATCGGCGCGGGCTTGTCGTCGATGGTCAGGGTCCAGCCCGGATAGAAGACATCGGCCAGGACGACGATCCCGGGCCGCATCATGTTGACGTCGATCTCGACCCTCTGCGGCGAGGGGTAGCGGACGACCGGGACTTCCGACGGATCGGTGATCGAGCGGGTGATGAAGGGTCGCACCTGGTTCACGTCGGTCGTCTCGATCCAGGCGATCGCCTTCGGGTCGATGACGGCCCAATCGGGCATCTTCCAGATGGGGTCATCGGCGTAGAGGATCTCGTTCATCGGCTCGACGCGCGAAGTCTTATCCATCCCTTCGACGGGCTTCAGGAGCCGGACATCGTGGACGACCCAGGCACGGGGGTAGGCGGAGCGATTGCGCAGAATCCGGTAGTCACGAGTCTTGGCGTATTCCAGCTCACGGGCCTCGCGATCGGGCCCGTCGAAGGCGCCGGCCGGGGGATGAACCGCATCGGAGTTGAAGACGAACGAGGCATAGCCCCGATTTTCGTCCTTCCAACCGGCCGAGATGCTGGGCACGACGAAGTATCGAGTATTCCAGAGATCGTAGCCGCGTCTGGGCTGGTAGACGATCCTCTCGCCTTCTGGAATCATGAGGGCGCCGGAGACCTGGGGATTGGCGGATCGCCAGAACGGGGCGAAGAACCAGTCGTAGTCATATAACTCGGCGGTGCCCAGGGTATGGGTATACTCGGCGCCGTAGTTGATCCCGTACTTGGGCTGGATGGTGGCCCGCTCCCACTCGACGAAGTCGGCCACGCGATCGTTCGAGGCCTGCTCCTGCCAGATCATCGGATCCCAGATGGGCATCCTGTGGATCCGGAACGGGCCCGTCGCCGGGTCAAGCTTCTCCGCGTCCTGGATCAGCTTGAGGACCTCGGGCGTCCCCTCGAGCATCGATTGCGGGACCGTGGCGATGAACCGTGAGTTGGCCATCGCCAGGTCAACCGAGGCGAGGAGGAGCAAAGCGGCGCCGGCGAGCCTGGGCCGACGACTCGCGAGAGCCGCCAGCAGCGCCAGGCAGGCGAGCACGCCGGCCGAGTGCACGAACGCCATCCTCGCATTCTGGAACGCCCCCTGGACGTTGAGCGGCCCGAGCTGCGAGCCCGAGGCCGGCTCGGCCGCCGAGGCCGTGAGCCAGCCTACGAACGGCCCCCGGGCCAGCGTGATGGCGAGGATCGCGGCCAGGCCGATCCCCGAGAGGGCCAGCGCTCGCCGCCGAAGGCGACGGGCGGCCTCTTGGTCGGCGATGACGCGGTCCCAGCCCGCACCCGCGAGGATGGCCAGCGCCAGCACGGTGAAGGTGAGCAGCTTGGCCGGATAGCGGAAGGTGTGGAACCCCGGGAAGATCAGGGTCATCATCCAGTAAACGCTGCCATCTCCGTCTCGCAAGTGGCCATCGAATCGGATCGCCGAGGTATCCGGGCCGTCGGGGATGCCGATCAGGCGGGTGAGTGACGGGACACCGCGGGCCCACCAGAGAGGACCGCCGTATTCACCGAGACCGGCGACGAAGCTCAGGCCCGCGACCACGAAGAGCCAACGACGCCACGGGGGGGCGGAGCCCGACTCGGGCCGGGCCATTGCCGCCCAGGCAAGCAGCAGGACCGAGGCCCCCATGTAGAGCGTCGGGACCCAGTTCTTCGCGTGGCGGGTGCGGGGCGGAAGAAACTGATGCCAGGACGTATTGCCGGCCGTGCCGATGTATGAGCCGAAGAAATTCGGCCAGATGGCCCCGACAAGCGCGTCCGGCTCGACGCTGAATGGGTAGATGTCGTGGGTCGACTGGTCGGCCGACCTGGACGTCAGGGCGGTGAACTCGACCACCGGCAACAGTTGCGCCGCGGAGAGCGCCCCGGCGAGGCCGGCGGCGAAGCCCAGGCCCGCCAACCGAACGACGATCGGTCCCCGCCTTCCCCCCTTCCTGCGTGACAACATGACAACCAGGACCAGCGCCCAGCAAGCCGCCGTCAGTCGGGGAAGCCAGGGGACGATCGGCAGGACAGGGGGCGGAAAACCCTTGGGTCGCAGACTTGGCGTGATTGCGGCGAAGGCGAGCACCGCCAGACAGTAGACGATGCCGATGGAGAGCAAGCCGATCGGCCCAGGCATACTGGATCGTGCGAGCGAACGTCCTTCCAAGCGTCCAGAGAGCATGAACGCATAGAGCCCGGCGAAAAGGCCGGTGAGGTAGGATGCCTGCGGGTCGCCCCCCAGCACCTGCATCGCCAGGACCGTGGCCAGGCCCAGAATCGCACGGGTGCGCCCCAGCCTCAACCAGCGGTCGACGGCAAGAAAACCCAGCGGCGCCCAGGCCGCGCCGACCAGGAAGATGATGTTGCAGTACTGGAACACGATGGGACCGGCGAACGCATAGCTGAGGCCCGCCAGCCCCGATCCGACCGCCGAGATCGACCAGGAGCGTGCCAGCGCGAACGCGGCGACAAATGCAAGGACGACATGCGCCACCGCATACAGCCGTGCCCCCCAGGCATAGGGAAGGACGGTGTAGATGAGCTTGCCCGGATAGAGCACCGCGGCCGTGGGCTGTCCCAGCAGCGGCATCCCGGAGTTTTCTTCCATCTCCCAGAGCGGCCATCGGCCCGCCTGCCACTCGGCCTCCACCCGCTGATAGAGCGGATAGTAGAAGTGCGCCGAGTCTCGGAAGGCGAGCTGACCGCCCCGGAACAGGGCATCGCCGAAGAAGACCGCGACCAGGGCCACCAGGCACGCGAAGCTCAGGGCGGGCAGCGGGAAGCGGCGCATGGAGGGATGGCCCGTGACCTTTGTGGGAGCGACTGGTCGACCTCTGAGGACGGACCAATGTACCACGAAGGAGCGACCACGAACGCAGGCCCGCCCCGCTGGCCCGGCCAATCGACCGGGGGCGGGGCGGGCCTTGGAATTTTCAACCTATCGCGAAGCGGAATGGACTCAGCGCACGGGGGCGTGGACGTCGCCCAACGCGGTCTTGGGGCTCGGGGGGGTCAGGGCATCCCTGGGATTGGGGGCCTTGCCGTCGGGGCCGGGCGGGAGGGTCGGCAGCTCGACCTTGATGATCTCGCCGTTGAGGGCCTTCATGAACTCGACGAGGTCCTGCTTCTCCTGGGGAGTGAGGCCGAGCTTCTTCATGTCCTTGTCGATCCAAGGGTTGGCATTGCCGCCGCGGTCGTAGTATTCGACCACGTCCACCAGCGTCTTCTCCTTACCGTCATGCATGTAAGGGAATGTCCGCTCGATGTCCCGGAGAGACGGGGTCTTGAAGGCCCCCTGCTCGGCCGGGTTCTTGGCACCGACCGGGGCGATCTCGAACCGTCCGATGTCGGCGAATTTGTTGGTCGCGACGTCAAAGCCGACGCCCAGGTTATGGAACTGCTCGTCGGTGAAGTTGGCGCCGATGTGGCACGAGGTGCAATTGGCCTTCTTGAGAGTGACCTCGGGCTTGAACTCGTCGTCGGCGTTGAGCCGCAGGCCGAAGAGAACCATCCCACGCTTCTGGCTGTCGGTAAGCGCCTTTAGGTCCTCGGGCGACTCATCCTTCGAGGCCAGGTTGTAGCGGTCATAGGGAGAGTTGCCCGAGAAGGCGGTGCGCTCGAAGGTGGCGATGGCCTTCGCCACGCCGTCGAGGGTCACATCGGTGCCGAAGACTTTCTGGAACTGTTCGCGGTAGCTGGGAATGGTCCGCAGCCGGTTGACGATCTCGCCGTAAGACTGGTCACCCATCTCGATCTTGTTCTGGGGCGGGCCCTGAGCCTGGCCTTCGAGCGACGGTGCGCGACCGTCCCAGAACATCGTCTTGCCGTAGACCGTGTTCAACACGGTCGGGGCATTGCGTCCGCCGACCTGTCCGAGGATGCCGACGGACGTGGGAAGGTTGTCGGTCCAGGCCTTCTCGGGATTGTGGCAGGTGGCGCAGCTGACGGTGGTATCCTTGGAGATCCGCGCGTCGAAGTAGAGTTGCTTACCCAGGTCGAGCTTCGCCTGGGTCATGGGGTTCGCCGCCGGGATCAGCGCCGTGATCGGTCCCAGCCCTTTGGGGGGGGTGATTGCGACGACTTCGGCGGGGGCAATCTTGCTGCTGTCGGGCATGGCCCAGAGGTGGTCGATCGAGGTCGGCACCGCGGCGGTGGCCTCCCCTCCCTTGATTTCTTCCTTCACGACGTCGACCACCTTGCTGGTGTCGACCTCACGGACCGGCGTGACCGACTCGCCCAGCTTGCCGCCGCTCGGGGCCGGGGCCTTGCCGGGGGCCTGGGATTCCGGGGCATCGGCGACGGCGACCGGGGGAGTCGCGGGGGGGGAGGCCTCATTGCCGGCTCCGCCACAGCCGGCCAGGGACAGAAGCGCCGCCGGCAGACACCAGGCCAGCCGCGACGCAATCCGGGACGATGCGAGACGCATGCAAGAACTCCAAACAAGAGGCGTGGACGAGCCGGGCCGCCGCACTGGGCGGGGCTTCCGGCTGGCCGGGACCGGCCTCGGGATCGAGACTCAGGAAAGTACACGGGGACCGAGCAGCACCCGTTTGGGGCGGCCGGCCATGGGGCGAGCAGGTCGCACGAGCGGTCGGCCGGGCTGGGCCGGCACGACGCCCGGGCGGCCCGATTATTTCTTCTTGGCGGCGAGGGTGAGCGCGTTACGCTGGGCGGCCTCGACGAGGTCTTCCCAATGCTTTTCGACGTATTCCGGGGGGCCGCCCTTCAGCGCCACGTACTGGGCCACTTCCAGGGTGTCGACCATGTCGATCGTGTCCCAAGGACAGACCTGGGCGCAATGCTTGCAGCCGATGCAGCGATCAAGGTCGACGTCGCACCAGGTCTGAAGGCTTGGGTGATCCTCACCGGGCACCTTGTAGATGCAGTCGACGGGGCAGACCTCGAGGCATGCCTCGCACCCGGTACATCCATCGGCGTGGATGACGGCCAGGATACGGGGGACCACTTTGCGCGGCTTACCGGCGGTCGAGGCGGCCATGGTGAATCCCGTCTCCTGACTGTGTGCAGGGCCTTACGTCGCGTCGGATCGACGTCGAACCGATAATGATTATTGTTCCGCAGGCCGCGAGGGTCAAGCAATCAAACCCGCTCGCCTCGCGTTTCATCCACAATGGTCCCCGAGGGTGGGGCAAAGCCCCTCGTTCCAGACGTGAAGTATCCGCCCAAGCAAGGCATGTCGGCCGAGGAACGGTTCATCGTCGACGAGACAAACCGGATCACGTTCAGCGATTCCCAGATGCCCGCCGTGCTGGCGACCCCCTGGCTGATCCTCAGGCTGGAGTTCGCCGCGCGGCACGCGATCGAGCCTTGCCTGGAGCCGCACGAGCGCAGCGTCGGCACCTACGTCGAGGTCGAGCATCTGGCCCCCGCGCCCGAGGGCTCAGAGGTCGTCTGCCGCGCCAAGGTGATCCACGTCAATGGACCGGTCGTCACCTTCCAGGTCGAGGCCCACGACGGCATCGAGCCCCTGGCCCGCGGCATCCACCGACGTCGGGTGATCGACACCGAACGCTTCGCCCGCCGCCTCGCCCGCAAGAAAGCCCAACTCGACGAAGGGAGAGGCTGATCCGGAGACAGGGGTCACCGTCGCGCGTGCCCCTGGCACCCCCGGCCCGGCGTGGATATGGTACGCCATCCCCAACGGAGAACTCGGTCCATGGATCACGCGTCGAAGGTGCCGTCGAAAGCCTGGGTCGTGACGTTCGCCGGCATGTCGGTGAACCTCTGCCTGGGCATTCTCTATGCGTGGAGCGTCTGGAAGGCCGGGCTCCTGAGCGATCCGGCTCATCCGGCCGGGACGCCCATGGGAGGGCGGAATGCCGGCTGGACGTACCTGACCGACGCCCAGGCAACCTGGGCTTACGCGCTCTGCGGCATCATCTTCGCGCTGTCGATGATCCCCGGCGGCCGGATCCTCGACCGGTTCGGGCCGAGCTTGGGTGCCACCCTGGGCGGCCTGTTCCTGGCCTCCGGATGCATCCTGGCCGGGCTCATGAAGAGCTATCTCGGGCTGCTCCTCGGCTTCGGGGTGCTGGGGGGAATCGGGATGGGCCTGGCCTATGCCGCGACGACCCCCGCGGCGGTCAAATGGTTCGGCCCGCACCAGCGTGGTCTCATCGTCGGCCTGGTGGTGGGCGGCTACGGAGGCGCGGCGATCTACATCTCGCCGCTGGCCAAGTCGCTCATCGCCGATTATGGCCTGACCGGCAGCTTCGTCGTGCTCGGCAGCCTCTTCGCCCTGGTCGTCGTCGTCGCAGGCCGCTTGCTGGCGTTCCCTCCGGCGGGATACGTCCCCCCCGGTGCCCCGTCCTCGGGCTCTGGCTCCGACCAGTCGGGCCTGACTCGCGTCGACTGGACCCCCGGGCAGATGGTCCGAACCTGGCAGTTCTACGGCCTGGTTTTCCTGTTCATCGGTTCGGCCCAGTCGGGCCTGCTGGTGATTGCCAACGCAACGCCGATGCTCAACGGGACGGCCAGCAAGGTCGCCTTCTTCGCGGCCAATGCCTGGTTGCTCTCGTCGTTCGGAGGTCTTGCCAACGCGACAGGTCGGGTGGGCACGGGGATCTATTCCGACCGGATCGGCCGGGCCAACGCCTACCTGATCAACGGCCTCATCTCGGCAACCTGCCTGTTCCTGATGCCGACGATCATGGCCTCGGGCAGCGTGCCGCTGCTCTTCCTGGCTGTCGGGGTGGCCTACTGGCAATACGGCGGCGGCCTGGCCCTGATGCCCGCGTTCACGGCCGACTACTTCGGCCCCAAGCACCTGGGGAGCAATTATGGTCTCGTCTTCCTCGGCTGGGGGATCGCCTTCATCGTCCCGCAGCTCGCGGGTTACGTGAAGGACGCCACCGGCAGCCTCGACGCGACCTTCTACGCCTCGGGAGTCCTGCTGCTGGCGGCCGTCGTCCTCAGCAGGATGCTGACCCGCCCACTCTCCCCGACGGAGACGATTCGGGCGGAAAGCCCGATCCTGCTCGCATCAAAGTAAGTTGTCCCGCCCGGCATCTCAGCGAGCCGACGCGATCCGGTCGAGGAACGCATGCAATGCGTCCTCGACGCTCCGGCCTCCCGCATCAAAGTAGTCGTTGTGGTCGGCCGCATCGACATCGATGCGTGTCGCGCCGGGCACGCGCTCGGCCAGCCTTTCCGACATGGCGAACGGAATGAGCTGGTCGCGTCGACCGTGGCCGATGAGCACCGGGACCTTCACTCCGCCGATCTTCGAGAGGTTGTCGAATTTGTGCTGCAACAGCAGCGAGGTGGGAAGGAACGGGAAGGAACGGCGGACCATCTCGGCCAGGCTGGTGAACGGGCTGAAGATGGCCAGACCAGCGACCGGCCGACGCGCCGCCAGGTCGACCGCGACCGCCGCGCCGAGCGACCACCCCGCGGCCACGATCCTGGCCGGGTCGACATCCTTACGCGATGAGAGATGGTCGAAGGCCGCGTCGGCGGTGCGGTAGCATCCCGACTCGCCGGCCGATCCGCCGCTGAGACCAAACCCGAGATAATCGGGGATCAGCACGTTGGCCCCCAGCCTCCGGAACGACTCGAACCGTGAGATCGAGTCGGCCAGGCACATGCCGTTGCCATAGAAGAAGAGGATGGTGGGCCGCCTTGACGCCTCGGGATCGGGCGAACCCCCCGGCCCAAGCGCCGGGCCGAAGAGGGCCACCACCTTGTCTCCGTTGGCGTCAAGTGTGACGATCGTCGCACCGGGAGGCGGGGTCACTCGGGCCTCGGGCCTCCCTTGCGAGTCGGCTCCCGGGAAGATCAAACGGTCCTGAATCGCGGTCAGCACGATGAGCATCCCCATTAGGACGAAGACCGGGAGCCGCAGGAAGCGCCAGACCCGGCGGGCGGCGGAATGCCCCGGGAGAATCATCACGTGTCAACCCTCTTACCCGATCACGCGGAGGCAGCAGGACTCCGTGGCGAATCGCCCGTAGGAAGGTCGCATGTCCGGTCACTTCGCGAAAGGCGCAGCACGACGACGGCCGCGTCATCCCCTGGGCGGAAGGATGACGCGGCCGTCGTGCTTGCTCTGGCTCGGGGCAACCTCGGCATCGATCCCGTCGGGGACCGGATCTGTTCAGATCCCTGAGCCGAAGGAGATGTCGCGGTCGGAGGCGACGCCCTCGGCGGAGGTCTCCTTGCGGGGCGCGACGTGGGGCCCGCGTATGACCGACTGTCCGTTCCGGTTGTGCTGGGCGTGGCCGCGGAGCGGGCTGCGACGCAGGGGCGGTGCCTGCTCGGAGCCGGGTGCGCCGGCCTCGGCGCCCACGTGAGCGGGGAGGTTGACGTCGAACTCGCCGCCGTCGAGGTCATCGTAGCGCGAGACGTAGCCGGGCAATTTGGCCCGTTCGAGCTCGTCGGCGTACGAGGCCAGTACGGCCGATTGGATCTTCTCGCGGCAGGACGAGTTGATCGGGTGGGCGATGTCGGCGTGCAGCTTGGCGCGGCCGTCGGCGTCACGCAGGGCGCGGTTCTCGTCCAGGCGGCAGCCGCACTGGTTGCAGAACCGGCTGCGGAGGTGGTTCTTGGTGCCGCAGTGGGTGCAGCGGTCGGTCAGCTTGCGAGATGGCATGGCGACGAAGAAGCCCTTGGCCCCTTCGATGATCTTCAGGTCACGGATGACGTACGAGTCGTCGAACGTGATGCTGCAGAACGCCTGCAAACGCTCGTTGCTGCCCGAGTTGTCTTCCATGAGCTTGATGCGGACTTCGGTGATTTCCACGGCCGGTACTCCTTTACGAGGCGTGTCCCGCTCAAGGGTCGCAGGTGACGGCCCGGACCTGTCCCAGTCCGGGGAGTTGCAGTCGGTTCGCGGCCTCGCGTGCCGCGTCTTTGTCGCGGCAGAGCCCGAAAAAGGCAGAGCCGCTGCCGCTCATCAGGTGCCCGTCGAGCAACGGGCCGAGGTCGGCCAGGGCCTTGTTGACCCTCGCCAGCTCCGGCCGGATCGACTCGGCGATCGGCTGAAGCCGATTAAACAAGAGCTCAGCCAGTTCGGCCGGCTTGCCGCCGGCCAAGGCCTCCACAATCCCTCCCATCGGCCTGGGCCGAGGGGGGGGCACGAGCGCCCGGTACACGTCCGCCGTCGAGACTCCAACGGGGGGGCAGACCAGGACGAAGTGCAGAGGAGCCTTCAGATTGATCGGTTCCACACGCTCGCCTCGACCTCGGCAGACAGCCGCAGGACCGTGCAGGAAGAAGTTGACGTCGCTGCCCAGGCCCGAGGCGAGCTCGTCCAGCGCTTCGATTCCGAGGCCAAGGCCCCAGAGTCGATCGAGGCCGACCAGGGTGGCCGCCGCGTCGCTGGATCCGCCCGCAAGGCCTGCCTGCGACGGGATCCGCTTCTTCAGCTCGATCCTCACGCCGCGCATCGTCCCGGCTCGATCCTTGAGCCGTAACGCCGCGCGGACGACCAGGTTGTCTTCGTCGGTCGGGAGCGTCGGGTCATCGCATTCCAGGGAAACCTGCCCCGATGGGTCATCGACCAGGCGTAACGTGTCACGCAGGTCGACAGCCACCATGACTGTCTCAAGCTCGTGGTATCCGTCGGGCCGCTTGCCCAGGATCTCCAGGAACAGGTTGAGCTTGGCCGGTGCTTCCACCTCGATCGCACCGTCACGGTCATGCACGATCATCCGATCGACACCCCGCGACGGGCCACGCGGGCGGCGTCCCGACTCATCCCCAACTCGTTCCCTAAATCCATGTTCCGGCCTCGACTTCCGTCCATCCCCGGCCGATGCCCGGGCGAGCTCTCGGGGCCA
It encodes:
- a CDS encoding alpha/beta hydrolase; this encodes MILPGHSAARRVWRFLRLPVFVLMGMLIVLTAIQDRLIFPGADSQGRPEARVTPPPGATIVTLDANGDKVVALFGPALGPGGSPDPEASRRPTILFFYGNGMCLADSISRFESFRRLGANVLIPDYLGFGLSGGSAGESGCYRTADAAFDHLSSRKDVDPARIVAAGWSLGAAVAVDLAARRPVAGLAIFSPFTSLAEMVRRSFPFLPTSLLLQHKFDNLSKIGGVKVPVLIGHGRRDQLIPFAMSERLAERVPGATRIDVDAADHNDYFDAGGRSVEDALHAFLDRIASAR
- a CDS encoding SpoVG family protein, translating into MEITEVRIKLMEDNSGSNERLQAFCSITFDDSYVIRDLKIIEGAKGFFVAMPSRKLTDRCTHCGTKNHLRSRFCNQCGCRLDENRALRDADGRAKLHADIAHPINSSCREKIQSAVLASYADELERAKLPGYVSRYDDLDGGEFDVNLPAHVGAEAGAPGSEQAPPLRRSPLRGHAQHNRNGQSVIRGPHVAPRKETSAEGVASDRDISFGSGI
- the ispE gene encoding 4-(cytidine 5'-diphospho)-2-C-methyl-D-erythritol kinase — its product is MIVHDRDGAIEVEAPAKLNLFLEILGKRPDGYHELETVMVAVDLRDTLRLVDDPSGQVSLECDDPTLPTDEDNLVVRAALRLKDRAGTMRGVRIELKKRIPSQAGLAGGSSDAAATLVGLDRLWGLGLGIEALDELASGLGSDVNFFLHGPAAVCRGRGERVEPINLKAPLHFVLVCPPVGVSTADVYRALVPPPRPRPMGGIVEALAGGKPAELAELLFNRLQPIAESIRPELARVNKALADLGPLLDGHLMSGSGSAFFGLCRDKDAAREAANRLQLPGLGQVRAVTCDP